One part of the Kryptolebias marmoratus isolate JLee-2015 linkage group LG2, ASM164957v2, whole genome shotgun sequence genome encodes these proteins:
- the LOC108240873 gene encoding extracellular calcium-sensing receptor-like, whose translation MTSTEEKVDNGYRAVPYSYCTRWNDRELKFARTMIFTVEEINRDPTLLPGVSLGYRVFFFFFFLKLSHLSTCACLSEKTRYPTFFRTVPSDHFQSTALVQLMEYFDWRWVGIIYSQSTYAEEGTTSFVKEAEKKGICVEYWLVYSRTSQKKLDTIVEALRKSSSKVVLMFMSLSYVKSFLSTMEAYNITGKQWVGSESWITQKDLVSVDRKHILYGAMGFALPDASIPGLGEFLLSLKPSDEPQSAIIKAFWEIFFDCSFSPSNTSTMCTGTEDLKTVFSDYTDVTYFREENNVYKAVYAVAYTLHAILQCQNDLNPTTKKACVTKSEVQPKFVLENLKYVNFTTKNGAKVFFNENGDSVAQYDLVNWQIKEDGSVEIKQIGQYDDSLPEGQKLKLKKDAKIVWAGDSNEVPKSVCREPCPPGTRKALNKNKPVCCFDCFECPEGTISNQTNSVDCLICPPEFWPNEEKGKCLPKRTEYLSYKDIMGALLTGFSTFGMFLSLLISIIFFTHKETPIVRANNSELSFLLLFSLKLCFLCSLTFIGRPTHWSCMLRHTAFSITFVLCISCVLGKTIVVLMAFKAKLPGSNVIKWFGPPQQRITIFIFTLIQVVICILWLTISPPFPSMNMQYYKDRIILECALGSAVGFWAVLGYIGLLAVLCFILAFLARKLPDSFNEARLITFSMLIFCAVWITFIPAYVSSPGKFTVAVEIFAILASSFGLLLCIFAPKCYIIILKPEQNTKKHLMGKVPPRTL comes from the exons ATGACAAGTACTGAGGAAAAAGTAGATAATGGCTACAGGGCAGTTCCATATTCATACTGCACACG TTGGAATGATAGGGAGCTGAAGTTTGCCAGGACAATGATTTTTACAGTGGAAGAGATCAACAGAGATCCTACACTCCTCCCTGGAGTAAGTCTGGGTTATAGAGT tttttttttttttttttttttgaagctgaGTCACCTGTCTACTTGTGCATGTTTAAGTGAAAAAACACGATACCCAACATTCTTCAGAACTGTGCCAAGTGACCACTTCCAAAGCACAGCTCTAGTGCAGCTCATGGAATACTTTGACTGGCGCTGGGTGGGAATTATTTACTCTCAGAGCACATATGCCGAAGAAGGCACAACATCTTTTGTTAAGGAAGCCGAAAAGAAGGGGATATGTGTAGAATACTGGCTCGTGTACTCTAGAACATCTCAGAAAAAATTGGACACTATAGTGGAGGCACTGAGGAAGTCCTCATCAAAGGTGGTGCTGATGTTTATGTCCTTGTCTTATGTAAAATCCTTTCTGTCCACTATGGAAGCTTATAACATAACTGGAAAGCAGTGGGTTGGCAGTGAGTCCTGGATCACACAGAAGGACCTTGTTTCTGTTGACAGAAAGCATATCTTATATGGGGCAATGGGCTTTGCCCTTCCTGACGCATCCATACCAGGTCTTGGTGAATTCCTACTTAGCTTGAAACCCTCCGATGAACCACAAAGTGCTATAATTAAAGCTTTCTGGGAGATTTTCTTTGATTGCAGCTTCTCTCCATCAAATACCTCCACTATGTGTACTGGTACAGAAGATCTAAAGACAGTCTTTAGTGACTACACAGATGTCACATATTTCAGAGAAGAGAATAATGTATACAAAGCTGTGTATGCTGTAGCATACACCCTGCATGCCATTCTGCAGTGTCAAAATGATTTaaacccaacaacaaaaaaagcctgtGTGACCAAGAGCGAAGTTCAACCTAAGTTT GTGTTGGAAAACTTAAAGTACGTAAACTTCACAACAAAGAACGGGGccaaagttttctttaatgaaaacgGCGACTCAGTTGCCCAGTATGACCTTGTGAATTGGCAAATTAAAGAAGATGGTTCAGTTGAAATAAAGCAAATTGGTCAATATGATGATTCTTTACCTGAGGggcagaaattaaaattaaaaaaagatgccaAGATAGTTTGGGCGGGTGACAGCAATGAG GTGCCAAAGTCTGTCTGCAGAGAACCCTGTCCACCAGGGACTCGAAAGGCACTAAACAAGAATAAGCCTGTGTGTTGCTTTGATTGCTTTGAGTGCCCTGAAGGAACAATTAGTAATCAGACAA ATTCTGTTGACTGTTTGATTTGTCCACCTGAATTTTGGCCAAATGAAGAGAAAGGCAAGTGTCTTCCAAAACGCACTGAATACCTTTCCTACAAGGATATCATGGGGGCGCTTCTTACTGGATTCAGCACCTTTGGCATGTTTTTATCCCTCCTTAtatcaataatattttttactcATAAAGAGACACCCATTGTAAGAGCAAACAACTCTGAATTGAGCttcctgttgctgttttcattaaaactgtgTTTCCTGTGCTCTCTGACCTTCATCGGTAGGCCCACTCATTGGTCCTGCATGCTACGCCACACAGCATTCAGCATCACCTTTGTCCTTTGTATTTCTTGTGTTCTGGGGAAAACAATAGTGGTTTTAATGGCCTTCAAAGCAAAACTTCCAGGCAGTAATGTGATTAAATGGTTTGGGCCTCCACAGCAGAGGATtaccattttcatttttacccTCATACAGGTTGTTATCTGTATACTTTGGTTAACAATAAGTCCCCCATTTCCAAGTATGAACATGCAGTACTATAAAGATCGAATCATTTTAGAGTGTGCTCTTGGTTCTGCTGTTGGGTTCTGGGCTGTGCTGGGTTATATTGGACTTCTTGCTGTCCTGTGTTTTATACTTGCTTTTCTGGCTAGAAAGCTGCCAGACAGCTTTAATGAAGCCAGACTGATCACATTTAGCATGTTGATATTCTGTGCAGTCTGGATTACCTTCATCCCAGCATATGTCAGCTCTCCAGGGAAGTTTACTGTGGCTGTAGAGATATTTGCAATTCTCGCCTCTAGTTTTGGTTTGTTGCTTTGCATTTTTGCTCCGAAATGTTATATTATAATACTGAAGCcagaacagaacacaaaaaaacatttgatgggAAAAGTACCTCCAAGAACACTTTAA